One part of the Candidatus Binatia bacterium genome encodes these proteins:
- a CDS encoding ATP-binding protein yields MANPIVRTEETDALTHGALRSVIEHSPFGMAVVDSSLRIVHMDARSRNGIFRNVRPVIGCELLDAMRILFPEPTARELVSHFRCTLETGQPYHSQRSTWTRVDLEDVESYEWEIHRILLPDGDFAVACYFVETTELRQRADALTRIHELSEYFVQLGPSLEECLARMLETAMWVMGAEKGAIHILDETANVLRIGAHKGLPPRFVEFFGEVRAGADSACTAALRTGSRVVVENVLDSPVFADPWTLEVVLAAGIRAVQSTPLKSAAGHVLGTISTHFSQPHRPHDADFVLLELLARQAAEYVERKRSEQSLRAADEQLRQISETMSALVTRCSRDLHYVWVSKPYAEWLELEVDEIVGRPIVDILGRDAFEQLRPHFERVLEGEVVHYEQLLDVKNIGLRWITATYRPTFDRSGRCDGWVAAVVDIDDRKRMEQSIEFARAAAEDANRTKDEFLATVSHELRSPLQGILNWLTLLREGRLDETQRTRALDSVERNVRVQLQLVRDMLDVSRIAAGKVELDRKPVDLGGIVGNASDECLPRAAAQGIDLSVLDGGCGLVLGDTGRLHQVFANLLDNAMKFTPSGGRVTLECRREGDQSVVAVSDTGDGIDPSFLPRLFEHFTQADTSSTRRYGGLGLGLAIVKQLVELHGGTVRARSDGIGRGATFEVRIPELALSSTRGQPAPAPNRSVRRLDGVQVLLVDDDVDSLDAMSMVLRVSGASVRSASSAADAWRAFVEQEPDVLVSDLSMPEEDGYSLLRRIQKTRTRDSFSAVALTGFTRDEDRERALAAGFATHVPKPVDPDTLVNILGGLLPQRVGH; encoded by the coding sequence ATGGCCAATCCGATCGTGCGAACGGAGGAAACCGACGCGCTGACGCATGGAGCGCTGCGGAGCGTGATCGAGCATTCGCCGTTCGGCATGGCCGTCGTCGATTCCTCCCTTCGCATCGTCCACATGGACGCGCGATCCAGGAACGGGATATTCCGCAATGTTCGACCGGTGATCGGATGCGAGCTGTTGGACGCGATGCGGATCCTGTTCCCGGAGCCGACGGCTCGCGAGCTCGTCTCGCATTTCCGTTGTACCCTGGAGACTGGTCAGCCGTATCATTCGCAACGCTCGACGTGGACTCGCGTCGATCTCGAGGACGTCGAATCCTACGAGTGGGAGATTCACCGCATCCTGCTTCCCGACGGCGACTTCGCAGTCGCGTGTTACTTCGTCGAAACGACGGAGTTGCGACAGAGGGCGGACGCGCTCACGAGGATCCACGAACTGTCCGAGTACTTCGTGCAGCTCGGGCCGTCGCTCGAGGAGTGCCTGGCAAGGATGCTCGAGACCGCGATGTGGGTGATGGGCGCCGAAAAGGGGGCCATTCACATTCTGGACGAGACGGCGAACGTGCTGCGGATCGGTGCCCACAAAGGGCTGCCGCCGCGCTTCGTGGAGTTCTTCGGTGAAGTCCGTGCCGGCGCCGATTCGGCCTGCACTGCCGCGCTGAGGACGGGCTCTCGGGTCGTCGTCGAGAACGTTCTGGACAGCCCGGTTTTTGCCGACCCGTGGACTCTGGAGGTCGTGCTGGCCGCCGGTATCCGGGCTGTGCAATCGACGCCTCTCAAGAGCGCAGCCGGGCACGTGCTCGGCACGATCTCGACCCACTTTTCGCAGCCTCATCGTCCACACGACGCGGATTTTGTGCTTCTCGAGCTGCTGGCGCGACAGGCCGCCGAATACGTCGAACGCAAGCGCAGCGAGCAGTCGCTGCGGGCGGCCGACGAACAGCTGCGCCAGATTTCCGAGACGATGTCGGCACTGGTGACTCGTTGCAGCCGGGATCTCCACTACGTCTGGGTCAGCAAACCCTACGCAGAGTGGCTGGAGCTGGAGGTGGACGAAATCGTCGGCCGTCCGATCGTCGACATCCTCGGCCGCGACGCCTTTGAGCAGCTCCGTCCTCATTTCGAGCGCGTGCTCGAAGGCGAGGTCGTTCACTACGAGCAGCTGCTCGACGTCAAGAATATCGGGTTGCGATGGATCACGGCAACGTACCGGCCGACGTTCGATCGCTCGGGACGTTGCGACGGCTGGGTTGCGGCCGTGGTCGACATCGACGATCGCAAGAGGATGGAGCAGTCCATCGAATTTGCCCGCGCTGCAGCCGAGGACGCCAACCGCACAAAGGATGAATTTCTTGCGACGGTCTCCCACGAGCTGCGCTCGCCGCTGCAGGGAATTCTGAACTGGCTGACGCTCCTGCGGGAGGGTCGGCTCGACGAAACGCAACGGACGCGCGCCCTGGATTCGGTCGAGAGAAATGTCCGCGTGCAGTTGCAGCTCGTGCGCGACATGCTGGATGTCTCGCGGATCGCCGCCGGCAAGGTGGAGCTCGATCGAAAGCCGGTCGATCTCGGCGGCATCGTCGGCAATGCGTCCGACGAATGCCTGCCGCGCGCGGCCGCGCAGGGCATCGATCTGTCGGTGCTCGACGGCGGCTGCGGTCTCGTGCTCGGCGACACCGGTCGGCTGCATCAGGTTTTCGCCAACCTGCTCGACAACGCGATGAAATTCACGCCATCGGGCGGACGCGTAACACTGGAGTGCCGGCGTGAGGGCGACCAGTCGGTTGTCGCCGTGTCGGATACCGGCGATGGCATCGACCCGTCGTTCCTGCCGCGGCTCTTCGAGCATTTCACGCAAGCGGACACCTCGTCGACGCGCCGGTATGGCGGACTTGGTCTCGGCCTGGCGATCGTCAAGCAACTGGTCGAGCTTCACGGCGGCACGGTCCGCGCGAGAAGCGACGGTATCGGCCGAGGCGCGACTTTCGAGGTTCGCATTCCGGAGTTGGCGCTCTCTTCGACGCGCGGGCAGCCGGCACCGGCGCCGAACCGCAGCGTTCGTCGACTCGACGGCGTGCAGGTCCTGCTCGTGGACGACGACGTGGATTCCCTCGACGCGATGTCGATGGTACTGCGCGTCAGTGGTGCGTCGGTCCGGTCTGCTTCGTCCGCGGCCGACGCGTGGAGGGCGTTCGTGGAGCAGGAACCGGACGTGCTGGTTTCGGACCTCAGCATGCCCGAGGAGGACGGCTATTCGCTGCTGCGTCGCATCCAGAAGACCCGCACGCGCGACTCGTTCTCGGCTGTCGCGCTGACCGGTTTTACGCGGGACGAGGACAGGGAGCGCGCGCTGGCGGCTGGATTTGCGACGCATGTGCCGAAGCCTGTCGATCCCGACACTCTCGTGAACATTCTGGGTGGGCTGCTGCCGCAACGAGTGGGCCACTGA
- a CDS encoding DUF6351 family protein encodes MHRLHRLPFFLHGLYGPDGPDGHAGFALPRLALAAAVLVMAVGVVPSHACDPASEPGRSDIANARAAVASACDCAGASRRGDYVRCAAAQASAALTDKSCLPFVERCESRTTCGRPDAVTCCVNTSSGTRCRTMKDASRCEALGGAVSACASTCDAVPGNGPSCVASEIRVLSNRADLVSAGDALVEIVVPPGTDPSNVTVDVDGRDVTDQFPRRDNGRYMGLLSGLQLGANVVSAHIGNVRRQLTITDHPNGGPLLSGPQILPWICQSGAVDAQCNQPPVYTYVYKSTSPAATGFQAYDPNNPPTDVAQTTTDQGVTVPFIVRVENGYQDRDQYQISTLFQPGQPWTPWDPQPQWNHKVLVVHGASCGVDHQTGTAPDTTTGGTVADPASTAEYALGEGFATMSTALDNSGHNCNVAVQAESLIMAKERLIEELGEVRYMIGSGCSGGSLAAQWIANAYPGFYDGILPTCSFPDAWGTATQFLDYHLTLAYFTDPTKWGTGIAWTPNQMSDVQGHITIVNSEVSDQAQFHVAVPTDACAGVSAEERYDPQTNPGGVRCDIQDAAINLFGPRPPSDWSANEQALGHGFAGVPIDNVGVQYGLGALQQGTITAAQFLDLNQKIGGLDVDINPTAARIAATRPALANAYRTGLVNETNNLDRTPIIDCRGPDPGAFHDAYRAFAIRARLDREHGGHGNQLIWEGPVALLGDAECTKNSFIAMDRWLAVIEQDGSSKPIAQKVLDDKPSDLTDRCYDGAGQKLLDDLCGQAVVATYGTPRTVAGDAITTDTNKCQLRPLDRGDNYGLVALTDAQWAQLQALFSDGVCDFTKPGVDQQGTIPWQTYQDGNGGVLYGGMPLGDPPVSQ; translated from the coding sequence GTGCATCGACTCCACCGTCTTCCGTTCTTTCTCCATGGGCTCTATGGGCCCGATGGACCCGATGGGCACGCAGGGTTCGCTCTTCCTCGTCTCGCGCTGGCCGCGGCTGTGCTCGTCATGGCCGTCGGCGTCGTGCCGAGTCATGCGTGCGACCCCGCGAGCGAGCCCGGCCGCAGCGACATTGCCAATGCTCGGGCGGCAGTAGCCTCGGCGTGCGACTGCGCCGGCGCGTCGCGACGCGGCGACTATGTGCGATGCGCAGCCGCGCAGGCGAGCGCCGCACTTACCGACAAGAGCTGCCTTCCGTTCGTCGAGCGGTGCGAATCGCGCACCACTTGCGGCAGGCCCGACGCCGTTACCTGCTGCGTGAACACGAGCAGCGGGACCCGGTGCCGCACGATGAAAGATGCGTCCCGGTGCGAGGCGCTCGGCGGCGCCGTCAGCGCGTGCGCGAGCACCTGTGACGCCGTGCCCGGCAATGGCCCGAGCTGCGTCGCAAGCGAGATCCGCGTGCTGTCGAATCGCGCCGATCTCGTGAGCGCCGGTGACGCCCTGGTGGAGATCGTGGTTCCACCCGGCACGGATCCTTCGAACGTCACGGTGGACGTGGACGGACGGGACGTGACCGACCAGTTCCCGCGTCGCGACAACGGCCGCTACATGGGCCTGCTGAGCGGTCTCCAGCTCGGTGCGAACGTGGTTTCGGCGCACATCGGCAACGTGCGGCGCCAGCTGACGATCACTGATCATCCAAACGGCGGGCCGCTGCTCTCGGGTCCGCAGATCCTGCCGTGGATTTGCCAGTCCGGCGCCGTCGACGCGCAGTGCAACCAGCCGCCGGTCTACACGTACGTCTACAAGTCCACCAGCCCGGCGGCGACGGGTTTCCAGGCATACGACCCGAACAATCCTCCGACCGATGTAGCCCAGACGACGACGGACCAAGGCGTCACCGTTCCTTTCATCGTGCGTGTCGAGAACGGTTACCAGGATCGCGACCAGTACCAGATTTCCACGCTGTTCCAGCCCGGACAGCCGTGGACGCCGTGGGATCCGCAGCCGCAGTGGAACCACAAGGTTCTCGTCGTGCACGGCGCATCGTGCGGAGTGGACCACCAGACGGGAACGGCGCCCGATACGACGACCGGCGGCACCGTTGCCGATCCGGCTTCGACCGCGGAGTACGCGCTCGGCGAGGGTTTCGCGACGATGTCCACGGCGCTCGACAACAGCGGACACAATTGCAACGTCGCCGTGCAGGCCGAGTCGCTCATCATGGCGAAGGAACGCCTGATCGAAGAGCTCGGCGAGGTTCGCTACATGATCGGCTCGGGCTGCTCGGGCGGATCGCTTGCCGCGCAATGGATCGCCAACGCGTACCCGGGATTCTATGACGGAATCCTCCCGACCTGCTCATTCCCCGACGCGTGGGGCACGGCGACCCAGTTCCTCGACTACCACCTCACGCTCGCGTACTTCACCGATCCGACCAAATGGGGCACCGGCATCGCGTGGACGCCGAACCAGATGTCCGACGTGCAGGGACACATCACCATCGTCAACTCGGAAGTCAGCGACCAGGCGCAGTTCCACGTGGCGGTTCCCACCGATGCCTGCGCCGGAGTCAGCGCCGAAGAGCGTTACGATCCCCAGACCAACCCGGGCGGCGTACGCTGCGACATCCAGGACGCGGCGATCAACCTGTTCGGGCCGCGGCCCCCGTCCGACTGGTCGGCCAACGAGCAGGCGCTCGGTCACGGTTTTGCCGGGGTTCCGATCGACAACGTCGGCGTGCAGTACGGCCTCGGCGCGCTGCAACAGGGCACCATCACCGCCGCACAGTTTCTCGATCTCAACCAGAAGATCGGCGGCCTGGACGTCGACATCAATCCCACTGCGGCTCGCATTGCCGCGACCCGGCCGGCGCTCGCCAACGCGTATCGCACCGGCCTCGTCAATGAGACCAACAACCTCGACCGTACCCCCATCATTGATTGCCGCGGCCCCGATCCCGGAGCGTTCCATGATGCCTATCGTGCGTTCGCGATTCGCGCGCGCCTGGACCGCGAGCACGGAGGACACGGCAACCAGCTCATCTGGGAGGGCCCGGTGGCGCTGCTCGGCGATGCGGAGTGCACCAAGAACAGTTTCATCGCGATGGACCGCTGGCTCGCTGTCATCGAACAGGACGGCTCCTCCAAACCGATTGCGCAGAAGGTCCTGGACGACAAGCCTTCCGATCTCACGGACCGCTGCTACGACGGCGCGGGACAGAAACTGCTCGACGATCTCTGCGGCCAGGCAGTCGTCGCGACGTACGGCACGCCGCGAACCGTAGCCGGCGATGCGATCACGACCGACACCAACAAATGCCAGCTGCGGCCGCTCGACCGCGGCGACAACTACGGGCTCGTTGCACTGACCGACGCCCAGTGGGCGCAACTGCAGGCACTGTTTTCGGACGGTGTCTGCGACTTCACCAAGCCTGGCGTCGATCAGCAGGGAACGATCCCGTGGCAAACCTACCAGGATGGAAACGGCGGTGTGCTCTATGGGGGGATGCCGCTGGGCGATCCGCCGGTGTCGCAGTAG
- a CDS encoding metal-dependent hydrolase codes for MASVFSHAVAACAIGQAAPDHQRSDWRFWYLAVLCAVFPDIDVAGFAFGVRYDSLWGHRGITHSLLFAGVAGALAAARLRPRWNKDGLTLAAILIVVAASHGVLDAFTNGGLGVAFFSPFDRTRYFFPWTPIEVSPIGVAFFSLRGLEVLKNEIAWIWMPSLAAGFFLRRFSGRSNPASR; via the coding sequence ATGGCAAGCGTTTTTTCCCACGCAGTCGCTGCATGCGCCATCGGCCAGGCCGCACCGGACCACCAGCGCTCCGACTGGCGTTTCTGGTATCTGGCCGTGCTCTGCGCAGTCTTTCCCGACATTGACGTCGCCGGCTTCGCGTTCGGCGTGCGCTACGACTCCCTGTGGGGCCATCGCGGGATCACGCACTCGCTGCTGTTTGCAGGAGTGGCCGGCGCGCTCGCTGCTGCGCGACTGCGACCTCGTTGGAACAAGGACGGCCTGACGCTCGCTGCGATCCTGATCGTCGTCGCAGCTTCGCACGGTGTGCTCGACGCCTTCACCAATGGCGGCCTGGGCGTGGCGTTCTTCTCGCCGTTCGACCGGACTCGCTACTTCTTCCCCTGGACGCCGATCGAGGTCTCGCCGATCGGCGTCGCCTTCTTTTCATTGCGGGGACTCGAGGTCCTGAAGAACGAGATCGCGTGGATCTGGATGCCGTCGCTGGCTGCCGGATTTTTTCTGCGCCGGTTTTCGGGGCGATCCAATCCGGCATCGCGCTGA
- a CDS encoding cytochrome-c peroxidase, translated as MRNLFSRLLPVAFVLAVPVPALAVTAPWPPLPTEAPAPADNPTTPAKVELGKKLFFDPRVSVDGTVSCNSCHNVMEAGVDDRPQSGGVRGQRGARSSPTVYNAAFLSVQFWDGRAPSLEEQAKGPIVNPVEMGMKDHAAVTGRIAAIPAYFSEFESVFGKDGLTIDNFARAIAAYERTLITPDSAYDRYARGDESALSEQQKRGMQTVLATGCTACHSGVDFAGPPLPPGQGFYQKVPLIPGSQYETKYDLTSDIGREQATKNPADHNMWRVPSWRNIALTAPYFHNGSVATLDEAVRVMAKIQLGKDLDEQQVADIVSFLESLTGKFPEQTMPRLPSVEAKTVVPVDPK; from the coding sequence ATGCGAAATCTCTTCTCGCGGCTGCTGCCCGTTGCGTTTGTCCTGGCCGTCCCGGTACCCGCGCTTGCCGTCACTGCACCGTGGCCGCCGCTGCCGACAGAAGCGCCTGCACCCGCCGACAATCCGACGACCCCTGCCAAGGTCGAGCTCGGCAAGAAGCTCTTTTTCGATCCCCGCGTCTCCGTCGACGGCACCGTCTCGTGCAACTCGTGCCACAACGTCATGGAAGCCGGCGTCGATGATCGCCCGCAGTCGGGCGGAGTGCGCGGGCAGCGCGGCGCGCGTTCGTCACCGACGGTTTACAACGCCGCGTTCCTTTCGGTGCAGTTCTGGGACGGGCGGGCCCCCTCGCTCGAAGAGCAGGCCAAGGGTCCGATCGTCAATCCGGTCGAGATGGGAATGAAAGACCACGCGGCCGTGACCGGCCGCATCGCTGCAATTCCTGCCTACTTCTCCGAGTTCGAGTCGGTGTTCGGCAAGGATGGCCTGACCATCGACAATTTCGCCAGGGCGATCGCCGCGTACGAGCGCACGCTGATCACGCCCGACTCCGCTTACGACCGCTACGCCCGCGGCGACGAAAGCGCGCTGAGCGAGCAGCAGAAGCGAGGCATGCAGACGGTACTCGCGACGGGCTGCACCGCGTGCCACTCCGGCGTCGACTTTGCGGGCCCACCGCTTCCGCCGGGACAGGGTTTCTACCAGAAGGTTCCCCTCATTCCCGGCAGCCAGTACGAGACCAAGTACGACCTGACGAGCGACATCGGGCGCGAGCAGGCCACGAAGAACCCTGCCGACCACAACATGTGGCGCGTCCCGTCGTGGCGAAACATCGCGCTGACGGCGCCGTACTTTCACAACGGCTCGGTCGCGACGCTCGACGAAGCCGTGCGGGTCATGGCGAAAATCCAGCTCGGCAAAGACCTCGACGAACAGCAGGTGGCCGACATCGTCTCTTTCCTCGAGTCGCTGACCGGGAAATTCCCGGAGCAGACGATGCCGCGCCTGCCGTCGGTCGAGGCGAAGACGGTCGTGCCGGTGGATCCAAAGTAG
- a CDS encoding GFA family protein: MQSTLSGGCLCGAVRYEIDGKLRHITHCHCGMCRKSHGAAFATYASLSRERFRLTSGDGALRTYRSSKSVTRQFCGTCGSSLFWSDDQYPQSIEVALGTLDGDPGGRPVAHIFVKDRASWNEITDALPRFDGNVPADSD, from the coding sequence GTGCAATCCACACTGAGCGGCGGATGCCTTTGCGGGGCGGTACGCTACGAGATCGACGGGAAGCTTCGCCACATCACGCATTGCCACTGCGGCATGTGCCGCAAATCGCACGGAGCGGCGTTCGCGACGTACGCCAGTCTCTCGCGGGAGCGTTTCCGGCTGACGAGCGGTGATGGCGCGCTTCGCACTTATCGCTCGTCGAAGAGCGTCACGCGCCAGTTCTGCGGCACTTGCGGCTCCTCGCTGTTCTGGTCCGACGACCAGTACCCCCAGTCCATCGAAGTCGCGCTCGGCACGCTCGATGGGGATCCGGGCGGTCGGCCGGTAGCCCACATTTTCGTCAAGGACAGGGCTTCCTGGAACGAGATCACCGACGCGTTGCCGCGCTTCGACGGCAACGTTCCCGCCGATTCCGATTGA